The following coding sequences lie in one Apium graveolens cultivar Ventura chromosome 3, ASM990537v1, whole genome shotgun sequence genomic window:
- the LOC141712615 gene encoding pathogenesis-related protein PR-4-like, translating to MKRESYFAVLLLICLVVIKAAAQQASNVRATFHLYEPEKIGWNYLTASVYCATWDADKPLAFRQKYGWTAFCGPVGPRGQESCGKCLRVTNTRTNAQQIVRIVDQCSNGGLDLDVGVFRQLDTDGFGMQQGNMIVNYEFVNCGD from the exons ATGAAGAGGGAAAGCTACTTTGCAGTTCTCTTGTTGATTTGCCTTGTAGTAATTAAAGCTGCAGCTCAACAAGCAAGCAATGTGAGAGCCACTTTCCACCTGTACGAACCCGAAAAAATTGGCTGGAATTACCTTACTGCTAGCGTGTATTGCGCAACCTGGGATGCCGATAAGCCCCTTGCTTTCAGGCAAAAGTATGGCTGGACTGCCTTCTGTGGCCCTGTCGGTCCTCGCGGCCAGGAATCCTGTGGCAAGTGCTTACGG GTTACGAATACCAGGACAAATGCTCAACAAATTGTTAGAATCGTAGATCAGTGCAGCAATGGTGGCCTAGATTTGGACGTTGGGGTGTTCAGGCAATTGGATACCGATGGATTTGGCATGCAACAGGGCAATATGATTGTAAACTACGAGTTTGTCAACTGCGGagattga